From one Stigmatopora nigra isolate UIUO_SnigA chromosome 8, RoL_Snig_1.1, whole genome shotgun sequence genomic stretch:
- the rbm7 gene encoding RNA-binding protein 7, translating to MGIEDEADRTLFIRCLDARVTEELLFELFLQAGPLIKTKIPKDAYGTRKTFGFAVYKHEESVPYAIQLLNGTLLFGKAIHVQFRTGSNHSNSPGQLNHRTPSPHGLSDNAERSGNHGYHGYHDNRWQCY from the exons ATGGGGATCGAAGACGAAGCCGATCGGACGCTTTTCATTAGGTGTTTGGATGCACGAGTCACGGAGGAGCTTTTATTCGAGTTGTTTTTACAG GCAGGACCGCTCATCAAAACCAAAATTCCAAAAGACGCATATGGCACCCGGAAAACATTTGGTTTTGCCGTGTACAAACACGAGGAATCAGTGCCGTATGCCATACAACTCCTAAACGGGACGTTACTGTTTGGTAAAGCGATCCATGTGCAATTCCGTACAG GCAGCAACCACAGCAACAGTCCAGGGCAGTTGAATCATCGTACACCTAGTCCCCATGGCTTGAG TGATAATGCCGAGAGGAGTGGTAACCATGGTTACCATGGTTACCATGATAATAGGTGGCAATGCTACTGA